The Procambarus clarkii isolate CNS0578487 chromosome 39, FALCON_Pclarkii_2.0, whole genome shotgun sequence genome window below encodes:
- the MESR6 gene encoding UPF0489 protein C5orf22 homolog: MKKMALLKKYPSIPVHIVEDHHDALYHILRAVGSKHLPFTNNLLIHFDSHPDLLIPVELKASEVYDVPLMIEKLSIENWILVATFTGQISSIFWIKPPWSNQIENGSYKFLIGKERGTDNIRVSCPILYFVSELLYCKADNLEDTKEVNLYVETLGFEPDVKVEHLALKLIQEHGENYILDVDLDFFSTMNPFVAMHDKVSMYGRLKEIYSFSFIDSQESDIVDTQMRKRSEQIKLLKNIFLNLQELKDIKLNQSKVENICKNIEDVVKRKSVVQLIQDLAGEYGGDIDWELVHDAGCTCDDDNHELPHHVSSKEEIDMLMKVTCKLVASLPPPVVITVARSSLDDYCPPDQVDMVQECLCKLLRKTYNIDCKLHYENELR, from the coding sequence ATGAAGAAAATGGCTCTCCTCAAGAAGTACCCTAGCATCCCAGTTCATATTGTTGAAGATCACCACGATGCTTTATATCATATCTTGCGTGCTGTAGGCTCTAAACATCTCCCATTTACCAACAATTTACTTATCCATTTTGATTCCCACCCAGACTTACTTATTCCTGTTGAGCTCAAAGCTTCAGAGGTTTATGATGTTCCTCTTATGATTGAAAAATTGAGTATTGAAAATTGGATTCTTGTGGCTACATTTACGGGACAAATTTCCTCAATTTTTTGGATTAAACCACCATGGTCAAACCAGATAGAGAATGGTAGTTACAAGTTCCTCATTGGAAAGGAAAGGGGTACTGACAATATCAGGGTTTCTTGTCCTATTTTATATTTTGTTAGTGAATTGTTGTATTGTAAAGCAGATAACCTGGAGGATACTAAAGAAGTGAACCTCTATGTTGAGACATTGGGATTTGAACCGGATGTAAAGGTGGAGCATCTTGCTCTGAAACTGATACAAGAGCACGGGGAAAATTATATTTTAGATGTTGATTTGGATTTTTTTAGCACAATGAATCCTTTTGTTGCAATGCATGACAAAGTCAGTATGTATGGAAGGCTGAAAGAAATTTATAGTTTTAGCTTCATTGATTCTCAGGAAAGTGACATTGTAGATACTCAGATGAGAAAACGAAGTGAACAGATAAAATTGCTAAAAAATATATttctcaatcttcaagaactgaaAGATATAAAGCTTAATCAGAGTAAGGTTGAAAATATATGCAAAAATATAGAGGATGTAGTGAAAAGAAAATCTGTAGTCCAATTAATTCAGGACCTGGCCGGTGAATATGGAGGTGACATTGACTGGGAGCTGGTACATGATGCAGGATGCACGTGTGATGATGATAACCATGAGCTTCCTCATCATGTTTCCTCTAAAGAAGAAATTGATATGCTGATGAAAGTGACATGCAAGCTTGTGGCATCACTTCCACCACCGGTGGTGATAACCGTTGCTCGGTCAAGCCTGGATGATTATTGTCCACCTGACCAAGTTGATATGGTGCAAGAATGTTTGTGTAAGTTATTAAGAAAAACCTACAATATAGATTGTAAATTACACTATGAAAATGAGTTAAGATAG